One Rhodobacteraceae bacterium M385 genomic region harbors:
- the gltX gene encoding glutamate--tRNA ligase: MSDVQQIVTRIAPSPTGYMHIGTARTALFNWLYARARGGKFVLRVEDTDRARSTPEATQAILDGLAWLGLDYDGEAISQFERADRHREVAEQMLAAGHAYKCFSTQEEIAAFRDAAKAEGRSTLFLSPWRDATDHPDAPYVIRLKAPREGTTVIRDEVQGDVTIQNATLDDMILLRSDGTPTYMHAVVVDDHDMGITHVIRGDDHLNNAARQVQIFKAMDWPEPVWAHIPLIHGDDGKKLSKRHGATGVMEYAEMGIPAAAMRNYLARLGWSHGDDELFTDEQALEWFDLDGIGKSPSRLDMKKLANVTGWHIARTDDADLVAQINDFLKLTGQSELSQAQHDGLIRAMYCLKDRAKSLPDLLDKGRFVMENRPFEYDEKAVNALDPVSRGILRELTAQLQNDSWTRDTLEGVLNAAAQSHGLKFGKLAGPLRAALSGRTVSPSVFDMMLVIGRDETIARLDEAASLS; this comes from the coding sequence ATGTCAGACGTTCAGCAAATCGTCACCCGTATCGCCCCCTCTCCCACCGGCTACATGCACATCGGCACCGCCCGCACGGCGTTGTTCAACTGGCTCTATGCCCGTGCGCGAGGCGGCAAGTTTGTGCTGCGTGTCGAAGACACTGACCGCGCCCGCTCCACCCCCGAGGCGACCCAAGCGATCCTTGATGGGTTGGCGTGGCTTGGCCTCGACTATGATGGCGAGGCGATCAGCCAGTTTGAACGCGCCGACCGTCACCGCGAAGTGGCCGAACAAATGCTGGCCGCGGGCCATGCCTACAAGTGTTTCTCGACCCAAGAAGAAATCGCGGCCTTCCGGGACGCCGCCAAGGCCGAGGGCCGCTCGACCCTGTTCCTTTCCCCTTGGCGCGACGCCACAGACCACCCCGACGCCCCCTATGTGATCCGCCTGAAAGCCCCGCGCGAAGGCACCACCGTGATCCGCGACGAAGTCCAAGGCGACGTGACAATCCAAAATGCGACGCTCGATGATATGATCTTGCTACGCTCGGACGGAACGCCCACCTACATGCATGCGGTCGTGGTGGACGATCACGACATGGGCATCACCCATGTGATCCGGGGTGATGACCACCTCAACAACGCCGCGCGGCAGGTGCAGATCTTCAAGGCGATGGATTGGCCCGAACCGGTTTGGGCCCATATTCCCCTGATCCACGGCGATGACGGCAAAAAATTATCCAAGCGCCATGGTGCCACGGGCGTAATGGAATACGCTGAAATGGGTATCCCCGCCGCCGCGATGCGCAATTACCTTGCGCGCCTTGGCTGGTCCCATGGCGATGATGAGTTGTTTACGGACGAACAGGCGCTGGAATGGTTCGATCTGGACGGCATCGGCAAATCGCCGTCACGTCTGGATATGAAAAAGCTGGCCAACGTCACCGGTTGGCACATCGCACGAACCGATGACGCGGATTTGGTGGCCCAGATCAACGATTTCTTAAAACTCACAGGCCAGTCTGAGCTTTCGCAGGCGCAGCATGATGGGCTGATCCGTGCGATGTATTGCCTCAAGGATCGGGCGAAATCTCTGCCTGATCTTCTCGATAAGGGGCGGTTTGTAATGGAGAATCGCCCATTTGAGTATGATGAAAAGGCCGTGAACGCCCTCGATCCGGTATCCCGTGGTATACTGCGGGAATTGACTGCGCAGTTGCAGAATGATAGCTGGACACGAGACACGCTAGAAGGCGTCCTGAACGCCGCCGCGCAATCCCACGGATTGAAATTCGGCAAACTGGCAGGCCCGCTCCGCGCGGCGCTTTCCGGGCGCACAGTATCGCCCAGTGTGTTTGATATGATGCTTGTCATCGGCCGGGACGAAACAATCGCCCGCCTTGACGAAGCCGCCTCCCTCTCCTGA